A genomic stretch from Argiope bruennichi chromosome 2, qqArgBrue1.1, whole genome shotgun sequence includes:
- the LOC129961745 gene encoding uncharacterized protein LOC129961745, with product MTGTFVISSILFLSAVAFLSHTKAETLWSTESDAEEEEEKKQNILFGNESIGSTLFPDESPTTRPSIDKMIALDENALWNKPLNISDYDELHEEGKHDASPENSVDKDPIENVNDFLPENPLTESPIHADEQNEPLIVDSSNHMEVIELASSIDSSINLNAHLISSLNPSKLFLLSNDTAPSFVSSPNSEIIASSTSFNCALNDPRCKSSQTEELESKFMEEKLKTTFNPFLSLPSVWSIFKSLKSQDQMVSESSEILMTSTETPTSFTLPPSPPESPFILTSENIILIDDKDESVIQTEPSKSERPKPVKPEDNPEELSSERIFPKIATTPIIPHIKETASSDIRPLTSTLLTKLSEISSTSSVDLLSIEPSISPTESDLISSFQIRVSHYDDKEIEFEKPFTDYAKVSRELLDSITSPFPTPTWYNSKSNVPSSKDKSTRVITETISEIRLLPSSSFQDSRRTSSDIASIEPIVSSFSEPTEMSSLVTPVSSPGLSTPVLETSQFPVMKDSTTSKTPKEEVPPPRLTNPSCSSLPVCVEITLLDMTWETFCSQAYDFREFLSKSVSHYTRPIFPHHIVLDTEVCSRNSAIRPLQTSPDITISFYVTNDSGEYEERLTEICGVILRKWAPTAFRSSVIEVRLYNSESQSTPLPLIPELNSGFVAAVSISAVAGVALCLLCILLVIMKQKLLQGRNSETATPTADAYSLDSLSINASFRRRRNRRSARSYLNHAFNDQEIPSHPLNEKTLANCLKSRDLLEEEFKKIPMNMPKLDSIPEGAHVKNRYSNILPRPESRVVLAEPSGDPLKCYINANFVKGYEGKSAFYIACQAPLPEGIEDFWRMVWEQQSRVIIMLTMFEENGTSRCAVYFPQSTLVSQQPYGDFQVSLVKKDVYEFYTISTLRLLDLEKNLFRDIAHLWFTGWPDVGVPKDPSSLITFVQQCRPFINCNSGPSVIHCSTGTGRTGVFLALDICMREYDESRSIDILQVVSQLRRDRGGAVQNKDQYILIHEAMLEYISRVENQTHCPSICSKNS from the exons ATGACAGGCACTTTTGTAATATCGAGTATTCTGTTCCTATCTGCTGTTGCATTTCTTTCACACACAAAAGCAG AGACTCTCTGGAGTACTGAAAGTGATGCGGAAGAAGAGGAGGAAAAGAAACAGAACATTCTGTTTGGAAATGAGTCTATAGGAAGTACCCTATTTCCAGATGAAAGTCCTACTACGAGGCCTTCTATTGATAAAATGATAGCCCTCGACGAAAACGCTCTCTGGAACAAACCCTTAAACATTTCAGACTATGATGAATTGCATGAAGAGGGTAAACACGATGCTAGTCCTGAAAACAGTGTCGATAAAGATCCAAtagaaaatgtaaatgatttcCTACCAGAAAATCCCCTCACAGAATCTCCAATTCATGCAGATGAACAGAATGAGCCGTTAATAGTTGATTCCTCAAATCATATGGAAGTCATTGAATTGGCATCGTCGATAGattcttcaattaatttgaatGCTCATCTTATATCTTCTTTGAATCCATCCAAATTGTTTCTGCTTAGCAATGATACTGCACCTTCTTTTGTAAGTTCTCCAAACTCTGAAATCATTGCTTCATCAACCAGTTTTAATTGTGCCTTAAACGACCCTAGATGCAAATCTTCCCAAACTGAGGAATTAGAGTCAAAATTTATGgaagaaaagttaaaaactaCCTTTAACCCGTTTTTATCTTTGCCGTCTGTGTGGAGtatttttaaatcgttaaaaTCCCAAGATCAAATGGTCTCTGAGAGTTCCGAGATTTTAATGACTTCTACAGAAACACCTACAAGTTTCACATTACCACCAAGCCCACCAGAAAGTCCATTCATTttgacttctgaaaatattattctgattGACGATAAAGATGAATCTGTGATACAAACTGAGCCCAGTAAAAGCGAAAGACCAAAACCAGTCAAGCCTGAAGATAACCCTGAAGAGCTTTCGAGTGAGCGGATTTTCCCGAAGATTGCTACAACACCGATAATTCCTCATATTAAAGAAACTGCTTCATCAGATATACGTCCATTAACATCCACTTTATtgacaaaattatcagaaatcaGCTCAACATCTTCTGTAGATCTTTTGTCTATTGAACCTTCAATTTCTCCGACAGAATCTGATCTTATCAGCTCATTTCAGATTCGCGTTTCTCATTATGAtgataaagaaattgaatttgaaaagcCATTTACAGATTATGCTAAAGTTTCGAGAGAACTTTTAGATTCAATAACAAGTCCTTTTCCTACACCCACGTGGTACAATTCGAAGAGCAATGTTCCATCTAGCAAGGATAAGTCTACTCGAGTGATCACAGAAACTATTTCTGAAATAAGGCTACTGCCATCTTCATCTTTTCAAGATTCACGGAGGACATCATCAGACATTGCATCCATAGAACCGATCGTATCTTCATTTTCAGAACCTACTGAAATGTCTTCTCTCGTAACTCCGGTTTCATCGCCTGGATTGTCAACTCCCGTTCTGGAAACGAGTCAGTTTCCGGTAATGAAAG ATTCTACAACCTCAAAAACACCTAAAGAAGAAGTACCTCCCCCAAGGTTGACAAATCCGAGCTGTTCTAGTCTTCCAGTATGCGTCGAGATAACGTTACTTGACATGACATGGGAAACATTCTGCTCTCAGGCATATGACTTTCGAGAATTCTTATCGAAGTCTGTTTCGCACTACACTCGTCCCATTTTCCCTCATCACATCGTTCTGGATACTGAAGTCTGTTCGAGGAATTCAGCAATAAGACCACTTCAGACTTCGCCAGATATAACTATTTCTTTCTATGTTACAAATGATTCTGGAGAGTATGAAGAGAGGCTCACAGAGATATGTGGTGTTATTCTTAGGAAATGGGCTCCAACTGCATTCAGAAGTTCC gtaATTGAAGTCCGCTTGTACAACAGCGAAAGTCAGTCCACGCCTCTGCCACTGATACCCGAGCTGAATTCTGGATTTGTTGCAGCTGTCTCGATATCAGCTGTCGCTGGAGTCGCCTTGTGCTtgctttgtattttgctg GTCATAATGAAGCAAAAACTTCTTCAAGGCCGCAACTCGGAAACTGCTACTCCAACAGCAGATGCTTACAGCCTCGACTCCCTTTCCATCAACGCCAGTTTTAGACGGCGACGGAATAGACGTTCTGCAAGATCTTATCTTAACCATGCCTTCAATGATCAG GAAATTCCATCGCATCCTTTGAACGAAAAGACATTAGCAAACTGCTTGAAGAGTCGAGATCTTCTAGAAGAGGAATTCAAG aaaattcccaTGAATATGCCAAAGCTCGATTCGATTCCAGAAGGAGCACATGTCAAGAATAGATATTCGAACATCCTTCCGA GACCAGAAAGCAGAGTAGTGCTCGCAGAACCATCGGGAGATCCTCTAAAATGCTATATTAACGCTAATTTTGTTAag ggATATGAAGGAAAATCAGCGTTTTATATAGCATGCCAGGCCCCTTTACCAGAAGGAATCGAAGATTTCTGGAGAATGGTTTGGGAACAGCAGAGCAGAGTAATCATAATGCTAACAATGTTCGAAGAAAATGGCACT TCTCGGTGTGCTGTATATTTTCCCCAGAGTACTCTAGTGTCCCAGCAGCCATATGGAGATTTCCAAGTATCTCTTGTAAAGAAAGATGTTTATGAGTTTTACACTATTTCTACCTTGCGTCTTTTGGATTTAGAG aaaaatttatttcgtgaCATTGCTCATTTATGGTTCACTGGATGGCCTGATGTAGGAGTGCCGAAGGATCCTTCAAGCTTAATCACCTTTGTGCAACAATGCAGGCCTTTCATAAACTGTAATTCAGGTCCCTCTGTTATTCATTGCAG TACTGGCACTGGTCGAACCGGCGTTTTCCTAGCTCTGGATATTTGCATGCGAGAATATGACGAATCCAGGTCCATCGACATTCTGCAGGTTGTTTCTCAACTTCGGAGAGACCGCGGAGGAGCAGTGCAGAACAAAGACCAATATATACTCATTCATGAA GCTATGCTTGAATACATTTCTCGAGTGGAGAATCAGACTCACTGCCCATCTATCTGTAGCAAGAATTCGTGA